TTTATAAAGTCAAACCCGTTTTGCATAAGCACCTCAGGCTCCGGAGGTTTTAAAGAAAAAGCATCTATTTTTGTGTGATAGGTTGCTATTTCAATTTTTATGTTTTCAAAATTATCTTTTTCGGTAAATGTTATTTTAAAAATATTGTTTTCAATTTGCCTTTTACCTATATACTTTTTCAATTCCGTAGTTCTTTTGTTGTATTGATTCAAAGCTTTTTTATTATTTTTAAAATATTCAACAGCCTTTTTCATTCCTGCAACAAAGGGAAGCTGATAAACCGAATTAAACTTTAACTTTTTTTCTATTACAACAAAATAGAATTTTTCATTTGAGCCATAGACTTCATCATCAGGTATATAATCGTAAACTGAAACATCCGGAATATCATAATATTCCGAGTATAAACTATCGGCATATTTTCTAAAAAAAAATTCTTCTTTTGAATTTTCCTGTTTAGGTTTTGATTTTATACTTACATCATGTTTACTTGAACCTGATTTTCCTTCTTTAAATCCCTTTATTATCGGATACAGTTTAAAAATTACAACTATCCAAAGTAAAATTATAAAGAGAACAAAAATAAGTTTCGCTTTTTTTGCTTTTTTTTCCATGAAAGAAAACTAAATTACTCTTCTTCTTTTTTATCAAGCACCTGAAATGTTTTCATAGAGGCATCGAGCATTTCTACAATTTCAGGTTCAATATCATGGGATAGGGTAGCCGCACATACATAAAGAATGCTGTTGTGCTTAAACAAATAAAAATAATGTTTTACAATCCCTTTCTCTTCATGAAGTTCCATAATTATTTTTCGTGATTCCAAATTATAATTATTTTCAAATTTTTCTTGCGTTATTACTGTAGAATCGGGGGACGGGTCATCAGGATTCTTTTGACCGGATAAATACTCACTGACGATTTCCTCCATTGAACCTGAAACTTCTTCGGAAACAAAAATCATATTTTGATTTTGCCCCTTTACCGAATCGCCGTATATTATCTTATATTTCAGCCCGGGATAGGTCACTGTTTCCCAACCGTCAGGCATTTCAAAGGTAAAATCCTTAAAGTCATCCATATAGTAATCTTGAGATGACAGATAAGAAATCAGTATAAAAATAAAAAAAAGTATCGATAATTTTTTTTTCATAAAACGGCTCCTATGATAAAACCCAGCTTAAAAACTATACAAAAGATGAGGAAAAATGTCAAGGTTTATCTTTAGCCGTTAAAATGATACCCTACTTTAACTTATCCCTGCTTTGCGGTATAATTGCACCCGTTCTAAACATTTATGGAGGTTTTTGTGGATATTTTAGATAAACTAAGGGGCGGAGTCATTATGGACGTAACCAACCCCGAACAAGCAAAGATTGCAGAAAATGCAGGAGCCGTTGCAGTCATGGCCCTCGAAAGAATTCCGGCCGATATAAGGGCAGCCGGAGGGGTCTCAAGAATGAGCGATCCTAGGATGATTAAAGAAATCATAAAGGCCGTAAAAATTCCGGTTATGGCAAAGGTCAGAATCGGTCACTTTGTAGAAGCTTCAATTTTGGAAGCTATCGGTATCGATTTTATTGATGAGTCCGAAGTGTTGTCTCCGGCAGATGAGGTTTACCATGTAGATAAAAATAAATTCAAGGTGCCCTTTGTCTGCGGTGCCCGAAATTTGGGAGAAGCGTTAAGAAGAATCCAAGAAGGCGCAAAGATGATACGCACAAAGGGTGAGGCCGGAACCGGAGATGTAATTCAGGCTGTAAAACACATGCGCCAAATCCAAAGTGAAATGAGGCAGCTGACATGCCTTCGCGAAGATGAGCTCTATGTCGCTGCAAAGAATTTTCAAGTACCTTATGCACTTGTAGAATATGTGCATAAGCACGGGAAGCTCCCCGTTCCGAACTTTTCGGCAGGAGGAGTTGCGACCCCCGCAGACGCAGCCTTGATGGTTCACCTCGGTGCTGACGGCGTTTTTGTCGGAAGCGGTATTTTTAAATCGGGCGATCCTGCAAAAAGAGCTGCCGCCATCGTAAAGGCCGTAAAAAATTACGATAATCCTGCAATCTTAGCAGAGGTTTCAGAAAACCTCGGCCCTGCCATGGTTGGAATCAACGAAGAAGAAATAAAAGTTATAATGAGCGAAAGAGGAGTCTAAGCCGCTTTTCTCAATCTTAAACAAAAAAGAAGGTGTTTTAACGAGCTTCTAAACTCATTAAAACACCTCTTTTTGTTTTATATCTATTTTTATAAAATGCGGACTCCTGCAACACTTTTAAATTCAAAAAATTCGGGACTGACTCCTGTTTTTTCAAAATACCTTTTATGTACCTCAAGATAAAATTCGTCAAGAGCATCTTTTTTTACCAAGGCCAGAATATAGCAGCCTTCGGTATTTCCGACTAACTTTGCTCCTCGGCATCCTCTTTGAATAATGGCAGTTTCAAAAAGAACATTTTGTTCGGTACTCATAAGCTCAAAATCATCCCTCATCGAAATATGGGATTCACAAAGGAGCTTTCCCAAAAGATCCATATCTCCTTTCTCTAAAGCCATTACCGCCTTAGATGTTCTTGCGTTTTCGGTAATGCAGTGCTTTACCCTCCGCATAATTGTCTTATCCAAAAAACTAGGCTGATAGTATGTATAATCCGCTTCGGTTATTTCGCAAAGATGATCCAAGTCTAATTTGTTTTGTAAAATACGCAGGCCTTCTTCACATTCCATGTAGCGGATATTGGACGAAGCCCTATAAGCTTCACTGTTTGTGCGGATACCGATTATTACTATTCCATATTCTCTTAAATTTAAGGGCAGACTTAAAAAAGAAAGATCCCTAGAGTCAAACAAATTAAGAGCATCTTGTTTTGCCGAAAAAGAAGATATTTGATTTGACAGCCCTCTCTTTGTGTTTAAGATTTCATGTTTGGCTTCCAAACACAGCGAGGCTATAGCTTTAAAGCTCTCTTTAAGTTTAAATAGAGATAAGAGGCCCATACAAAAGCCAGCTTCAAATGCCGGTAATGAAGTCTGCCCTGTTTTAAAGCGTAACTTATCGAAGACCATTATATCAAAACCGCTTAAAGGATTTTCAAAATGCTTATTAATTTTTTGTATCGTTAAAAGAATAATATTGAATATGGAACTTGCAAAACCTTCTTTCCTGCTGTCCGGATTTTGATTTTTTCCGGCTTGTCCGCTTATAAGGCCTTCAAACTTTTTATTTAAAACCAAATCCGTCAAAGAAATTTTATCCGAGTTATTTTTTCTAATAAAAAAATAAATAGATTTATCGCAGCATAAATTTAAAACATTTCCGCCGTTATAATCCAGCTCTTCGCCCATGAGGGTCAAACTAAGAGGAGAGGCTATTAAAATTCCTTCTTCCGGCGAAGCGTCATAAACCTCATCAAAAAGTTTTTTAAGTTCAACTTTTAATTCACCTTCGCCCATGTTTTCCAAATTCTTTATATCCGCATTAAAACCCATACAACACCTCTATTCATTATCGGCAGGCAGCCCATTAAAACAAAAGCCATTGTCTTTTTTTAAAAAAAATATTATTCTCGTATACATGGCAAACCCCAAACTTTTTAGAACAATCGACAGGGCTGTTTTTGATTATAAAATGATAGAAGAAGGAGACCGAATTTTACTTGCTGCTTCAGGCGGAAAAGATTCTACGGCCTTAGCCGAGTATTTTTCAATGCGCTTAAAACGCCCCTCGCCTAGATTTCAAGTTCATGCTATGCACATCGCAACCGACGTAGCTCCGCCCCTTTCTCCTGATTTAATAAAAATGTTTGAAAACTGGAATATTCCGCTCACAATAAAAACCGTTTCCGTCTTGGGAAGATTAAAACCTAATGAAAAGATGAATTGCTGGTGGTGCTCAACTCAAAGGCGTACCGAGCTAAATAAGTTTGCTATGGAGGAAGGTTTTAATAAGATAGCCTTAGGCCATCACTTGGATGATATTTTGGAAACTCTTTTGATGAATTCCTTAGAAAAGGGAATATTGTCTACAATGCCCCCTGTCTTAAGATTCGAAAAATATCCCGTTACGATGATAAGGCCGCTCTGCCTTGCAGACCTCCCCATGATTATCCGCCATTCGGAGCAGGCCGGTTATATATGTTCTACCTGCACCTGCAACTTTCAAGAAAACTCCGCCCGCAAAACAGCCCGCTCAAGACTCGACCACTTGACAGGCGGCTCCTACAAGCTCAAGATAAACCTTTTTAATTCTCTAAAGAATATCTTGCCTGAATATCTGCCGTGAGCCTTACCTTATATCTTCCCTTAATAGAGGCATGCTCATACAGCGGGGGCCGCCGCGGCCGCGGGAAAGTTCACCGCAGGGCATTTCGAGGACTTTTAAGCCCTTCTTGTTTAAGATTTCGTTTGTAACATCGTTTCTTTCATAAACGACTATTGTGCCCGGGCTTATGCAGAGGGTATTGGAACCGTCATTCCACTGTTCGCGTTCGGCTGCAATCTTGTCGCCTCCGGCACATTGGATAAGCTCAACCTTTCCGGCTCCCGTATATTTTTCAAGAACCTTTTCTAAGGTAGAATCAATCTGCTTTACGTTGAGTTCTCCCTTTTTGGCACCTTGGGTAATTTCAAAGACTCTTAAAGGCCCTAAAATTCCGGGGTGAATGGTAAACTTGTCAAAGTCTATCTGAGTAAAGACCGTGTCCAAGTGCATAAAGGCCCTGATAGCAGGGATTTGAAAAGCTAAGATCGTTTTTATAGGGGAATCCGAGTTATAAAAGATATTATTTGCTATAGAATCGATGGCGTTGGCGGATGTCCTCTGTGAAAGCCCTATCGCCAAAACATCTTTACCGATATTTAAGATGTCTCCGCCTTCAATACTGGGAGCATCATAGCGGTTGTAAAATCTGTTTACCTTTCCGGCATATTCGGGATGATGCTCAAATATGTACTCCCCGTAAATAGTTTCACGGCATCTTGTTACCGAGTACATTTTATTTAAGCTGACTCCGTTTCCTATACATGCAAAGGGGTCGCGGGTAAAGTAGAGGTTGGGCATAGGGTTTATTATCATAGAACCTGAATCCAAAACATAGTGTGAAAGCGAATGTGTATTCTTAAAGGGTATCTCGTTTGCGTTTACGCCTTCCATTGTTTTTAGGATAAGTTCTTTCGGATCCTTGATTCCATTAAGAAAATCATAGATCATTTTTTGATAATATTCGGAATAGATGTCAGCTTCGTTAATATATTGCTTTATAAATTTTTCGCGGATTTCCGCACTTTGAGAAACAGCCTCAGCCGCCAAGTCTTCAAGATATACAACCTCCACTCCGTTTTTAGACAGAATATCGGCAAAAGCATCGTGTTCTTTTTGGGCCATTTTTAAAAACGGAATATCGTCAAACAATAGTTCATCAAGTTTATCGGGGGTAAGATTTAAAAGTTCCTTTCCGGGACGGTGCAGGAGCACCTTTTTTAGTTTTCCTATTTCGCTTGTAACATTTATGACAGCCATGTAATTCTCCTAAAGTTTAATAATCCGGATGATTGTACAGGATAAGGACAAAGAATTCAATACGTATGGAGGAAGACTTTTTCGATAGTTTATGCTATAATATGGAATAGAAAAAGGGGAAAACCTTATGAATTATTTTTACCTATTATTTTTGCTTCTTGTATTTCCCTTAGTTTTGCTGCTAAGGGCTCTCGCATTTAAACCTAAAAAACCGAATAAACTTATCGTAGAAAATGTCGATATGGACTTTGATAAGGCCATAAGCCGGTTTGCAGGGATGATAAAGATTCCTACGGTATCTCACGCCGATGTCAGTCTTGAAGACCCGTCAGTTTTTAAGAAATTCCAAGCCTATCTGAACGAAGCCTACCCTCTTGTTACAAAAACCTGCCCGCGCCGAATCTTAGGGCCTAAAGGGCTACTCTATCATTGGAAGGGCAAGAGCTCCGAAAAAGCCTCGGTTTTTATGGCTCATTATGATGTAGTTCCCGTAAATCGGGAGGGCTGGAGCCGAGATCCCTTCGGGGCTGAAATTATAGATAATGTACTCTGGGGGCGCGGTACTTTGGATACTAAGTGTACCCTTTGCGGCGTAATGGAAGCTGCCGAGTATCTTCTTTCAAAGGGCTTTGTACCCGAACATGATATCTATCTTTCTTTTTCGGGAGATGAAGAACCGCACGGCCCAAGCTGCCCTGCAATAGTCGAAGAGCTTAAAAAAGAAAATATAAATGTGGAGTTCGTTCTTGACGAGGGAGGGGCCGTAGTTGAAGGCGTTTTCCCCGGCATCAAAGAAAGGTTTGCCGTAATAGGTATAGGAGAAAAGGGGCAGATGGATGTGGAGCTTTCGATGGAAAGTAAGGGCGGCCACGCTTCAACTCCTCCTAAGCACACGATTGTAGGTAAATTGGCGCAAGCCGTCTGCAATATCGAAAACAATCCCCTCCCCATGCATGTAACACCTCCGGTTTCGGCTATGTTCAATGTTCTCGGCCGTCATGCAGGCCTTGGAATGAAATTAGTCTTTGCAAACCTAAAAGTTTTTTATCCCCTATTTAACATGCTTACCAAAAAAACAGGCGGAGAATTAAATGCCATGCTCCGCACCACAACGGCCGTAACAAAGATGTCCGGCTCCGATGCCTTTAATGTTATTCCGCCTAAAGCAAGTATAGGAATCAATATCCGCTATTTAGCCGAGGACGGAAGAGAGAACATTATTTCTCATTTTAAAAGAGTAATAAAAAATGAGGATGTAAAAATTGAAGTCAAATACGATGAAGAACCCAGCCGATATTCAAAAATAGATTGCCCCGAATTCGAGCTTTTAAGCAATGCAATCAGACAGACTTGGGAAAAGACATTAGTAACTCCCTATCTGATGATGGCTTGTTCGGATTCCCGCCATTACTCAAAAATATCGGATAAGGTTTATAGGTTTTCTGCAATGCACCTAACAAAAGAGGAGAGAGGCTTAATTCACGGCAATGACGAAAGAATCCGCTTGGACGAGTTTAAACGCACCCTCGCATTTTTTGTACGTATAATGAATAAATTCTAACTTGACTGTAGACAAAAATAATAGTATCTTTAATATATTATACATATATAAGGCGGTAAATATTATGAATGAAAAAATTACAAAGGCTTTAAACGAGCAGATTAACAAGGAAATGGAATCGGCTTATTTATATTTAGGTATGGCTGTACATTTTGAAGCTGAGGCTCTTACAGGTTTTGCCCATTGGATGCAGACTCAAGCTAAAGAAGAAATGGAGCATGCTCTTAAAATATACAAATACTTGTTTGAAATAGGCGCAAAACCTGTTTTAGGAGCCATAGGAGCCCAGAGTACCGAATATGGAAAACCGATAGATGTTATCAAAAAGGTTTTAGAACACGAAAAATTTGTAACTGCTTCTATCACAAGCCTTTACGAGTTGGCCCTAGCCGAAAAAGATTATAAAACTCAAAGCTTCTTAACTTGGTTTATCAATGAGCAGGTTGAAGAAGAAGCCAATGTTACGGCTATCTTGGATAAGTTTAAGTACATCGATAGCAATACAGGTCTTATGATTTTGGATAAAGAACTGGGCGAAAGAGCTTAAATTTAAAGACGTAAAAAAAACGGCCCTTGGAGGCCGTTTTTTTCTAACAATTTACTTGCCGGTAACTATTGCAATACCGCTGCTTGCACCTATCCTTGAACAGCCCAAACCGATATAGGTTTCCGCATCTTCACGAGTGCGCACCCCGCCTGAAGCTTTTATCTTTGTATCTTTTTTTAAGTATTTTTTAAATAGTTTTATATCTTCAACCGAAGCACCTCGGGGGCCGTAGCCTGTTGAGGTCTTTATAAAATCTGCTCCGGCCTTTTCGATAATTGCACAAATATCCGCAATATTTTTTTCTTCAAGATAACAGGTTTCGACAATTACTTTAAGAAGAACATTCTTTTCATGGCAGACCTTTGTTATGGCACTCACTTCATTTTGCGTATATTCCAAATCTCCTTCTAAAAGTTTCCCGACATTTATAACCATGTCTATCTCTTCAGCACCGGCTTCAATTGCTTTTTTAGCCTCTTCTACTTTTACCTCCGTTGAAGATGCCCCAAAGGGAAAAGAAATAACGCTGCACACCTTTACATCGGAACCTTTAAGTTCATTGCTTACCAATGAAACATTGCAAGGGTTTACACAAACGGAAGCAAAATGATACTCCTTTGCTTCATTACAAATTTTAATTATGTCCTTTTCGGAAGCTGTCGGTTTAAGAAGGGTATGATCTATATATTTATTTAATTCCATATTTAAACTCCTAATTTAAAAATAATATATATTTTGCCTTTTGTCCAGCTATCAACACCTTATTCGATTTGTTCTATCAGGCTATTGATCTTTCCTATGCAGGCAGAGGCAAACCCCTTATCCGGCAACTGAGACGCAATTATTCTAAGATAGCCCAACACATCCTTTAAAGTTTTATCCGTAGAAGTTTTAGGCTCTATTGTTTTTTTCAAAGCACCTCTTACATTTAAGAGGATCATTCTTCGTTTTAACCCGACCTCTCCGGACAATTTATTTATAACATATTCCATTTGAATACGCTCATTACTTATAAGAAAATCTTTTAATTCGATGGAGGGAAGATTATCCATTAAGTCGCGCAAATAGACAAAAAGATTAACTATTTCATAACTTTCGATAATATCCAACTCTTCTTCAAATTGAGGAGATTCTTTTAAACTGTGAGGCAGAACTGAAAGATACGGTTTGTCAGAAAATTTATTTACAATTTCATCAACAGAATCGGAAGTATTCAAATCATCATCAAAGGAAGAAGGAATAAGGGAGTCGGGAGCCGTACCGGCAGGATCTAAAAAATCCTCATCATCAAAGCTTGGCCGGTCGGAAGTTTGCGGCGTTTTTTTATCTTCCTGTCTTTCAGGCAGCGGACTAGAAGCATTTTGAAATTCCGGTACTGTTTCCAATTCCGTTCCCATTTCGATTTCTTCACCTTCAGAGCCAAAGCTGTCAACTGCATCAGGCTTTGCCGCAGAAAAGGGAATATCGGCTGTGCCGGGCTTTTCGGATTTTGCAGCAGAGCTAAGATCTTGGGAATAATCCGATTCAGGCACACTTGATTGCTGCTGCGGTTGAGCTTGATAAGGAGCCGGCTCATTTGGAGGAGCTTGATATGGCTGAGATTGAGGAGCGGGAGCCCCAGTTGCGGGCATCTCTTCTCTTGCTGAAGTATCTTGAAGTTGAAACTCTTCTTCAGGTATATCGTTCTTTCGGTTCCTATTGGGTCCTGGCTTAGTCAACTCAAGAGGATCATACTCTACACCTATGTCCGGACTATCATCAATGGGTGCATCAACATAGACCAAATTATCTAACGACTCTTCATCTTCTCCTCTATCAAAAACTTCATCATCAGCCAATTCCATCAGATCATCAAAAGGCATTTCTAAATCGGGCATATCTTCAAAGCTTTCGCTGAGAGTTATTTCATCATCATCTTCAAAATTTACCGCTCCCAAATTTTCTAAATCCGGCTCAGGACTTATATCAAGTTCTTCTTGAGGAGGTTTAAGCTTATCAAGATTTTTATTCAGAATGCCGTCATCGCCGTAAGACTTAACGGCATCTTCATATAACTGAACAGACTTGGACAAACTGCCTATATCGTCATTTTCTATCTTATCCGTTTGAATATCAACAATTTTATTTGCAAGGCGAACAGCCTCAACAGTATTACCTTCATTTTTGTTCAGCTCTAAAATTGCCGCAAGAGCTTCGGTATTCTTTGCATCATTTTTTATTATTTTATTATATTCATGCTTGGCTAAATCATACCTTTTCATTTGTTCATAGGCTTTTCCTAATTTTAACCTTGCAGAAATTTCTTGAGGCTTTTCATTTAGATATTTGATAAGTTCATTTGCTGCTTCTTTATATTTATCATTATGAAAATATAAATCAGCCAATTCGGCCCTCATATTTATTTCACTTGGAGATAACTGAAGTAAGTGTTCAAAAATAAGCTCTGCTTTTTTTGTATCCCCTAATACCGAATAAAGCTTACCTTGCATTTTAAGAACATCTTTATCGCCCTTAATTTCTTTACTCAAATGATTTAAGATTTCTTTTGCCTTTGCATAATCTTCAAGCATCAAACATACTTCTGCCGTGCTCAATAATAATTCTTTATTATCAGGATTTTTCTCTTTGTTATTTATCAAAATATTATAAGCATCAAAATATCTTTTTTGAGCTTTAAGCATATCGGCATATCCAAGCACTGCAGGCAAAAAGTTTCCATTCACAGAAACGGCTTTTTTATAAAAATCTTCGGCATATTTATCTTCATGAACTTTTTCATAAAGTTTGGCTAATTTTGTAAAATTTTCTTCCGATTGACTTATTGACCCTATAATTATTTTATAGGTTTCAATCGCTTTTCTAAGTTCTTCCATTTCCACATAACAATCGGCAATGGCTGTAAGGGCTTCATACCAATTAGGTTTTGTTTTCATAGCAGTTTGATATGAATTAATCGCTTCTTTGTAAAGCTTTTCTTCCTTATATAATTCTGCAAGATTAAAATTCAAAAATGGATGGTTGGGATCCACTTTTAAGCCAATCTTATAAGTTTCAAGAGCTTTAGGGTAATCTTTACATAGAAAATATACGCTTCCTAAATGGTTATATGCAAGGGCATCATCCGGTTTTATATCCAATACATCGGTAAAACATTGTATTGCATGTTTGTAATCCCCATTTTGTTTATATGTATTACCTAGATTATAAAGAGTTGTTTCGTTTTTGCTGTCTATCGCCTTTGCCTTTTCCAAGATAACTATTGATTCATTAAACATGTTAAGGCGGCGGTAGATAACGCCCATATTATTTAAAATATCCAAATTATTGGGATTAAGAGAATTTAGCTCTTTGTATATTTCCAAACCCTTTTTCATATCGCCGGATCGGATATAGAGTTTTCCTAAAAGAATTTTTAACTGATAATACTCCTCAGGTGTATTTTTTTGTTTTTTTAATTGATTTAATAAAATTTTTTCGGCAAAAGCATAGTCACGAGATAAAATAGCTGAATTAGCCTGCTCAATTATAATGTTCAAATTACTCGCCATTCTTTCCTTCCTTTTTACTTTGCAGAGGCCGAGCCCACACCTCTTTTGAGGTCTCACCGGCATGTTCTCCATTTTCTTCATCATAAGCGGCTATTGCAAAAAAATATATTTTGCCGTTTTTTAAATTTTCTATTTTATAATTTATCACATTTCCTACATCAATCGGAGAACCTTCGCTGAAGTATTCACCTTTTTTATTTCCAAAATAAATCAGATATCCCTTTACATCGGTGTCTATAGAGGGAGACCAAGATAATTCAACCGATGAATCCCCGGCCCTTGCAATAAGCTTTGACGGAGGAAGAGGAAGATTATCTTTTTCATACTCCAAAGAAAATGAATGAATAAGTGGAGATTTAAGCCCTTCCGCATCGGGATAAATATTACAGGCAATCTGAAAAAAACGGCCCGAAATATTTTTTATCTTTTCATTAGGTCTGATACTCTTCCATTCAGGATAGCTTCCGTTCCAATTAAAAGGACTATCGGCAGCCCTGATAAAAAATTCCGCATCGGTTTGTTCGGGTTTGTCGTATAAGGCTTTTAAAACAAGAGGCTGTGATTTATTTCCTCCGGTGTCGATTATATTTGTTTCTATACGGCCTCCGTCTTGAGGATATTTTTCAAACAACGAAGATATTTCCCAAGGCATTCCGAATTGAGAAAAAAAGTTTTTTACTTTTAGTTCATCCATTAAGCCGGAATAGTTTAAGCCTATAAGTACGTCCGATGAAGTACCCAGTGCAGAATACAACACCTGATTACTCTCTCTTCCCGTCTCGGTCATATAAACAATGGCTTCGGACTTACCGTTCATCCTATATTCCAAAAGGCCGGTAGTTTCATCATAAGTAATAAGATGATGACTCCAAATTTCGGGGATTATGTTTGACTTTCCTGAAAGTCTGACATCCAGTCCCTTATTGTTTTTGTCCTGCCAAATATTTAAAAAAGACCATTCGAGCTTATTGTTAAAAATACTTGCCGCAATATTTTGATACATTGTTTTTCGGCCCTCGACCAAGGAAGTCCACCAGCGTAAAATCGTACTTCCGCTTTCCGTTGTCTGAGGACACAACCAGAATTCTATTGTAAAAGATTTTAGAATTTTAGCGCCTGCAAAAAAAGAAGTCTTTGAAGGTTTTAATGCCAAACTTTCATTATTTGAATTATAATGAAAAAGAGCCGCTCCTTCTCCGATTTTTGCCTTTTCAGCACCAAGATGGATAATGGACGAATTAGCAACGGTATAATTTCCGGTTTCTTCAATTGTGTCCTTAAAATCGAAGCTAAGGTACATATCCGTAGTTTCAGTAATATTATGAGATGCGGATGTCAATCCCAAAGATTGAAAGCCGAATTTTCCATTTCTTTGTTCTATATTGCGGGAATAGACAAGATTGTTCCAACCCAATTTTCCGCCGAAATTCAGTACCGCCTCTTCAGAAAAAGCGGAAATTAAGAGAAGATTAAAAAATACAAGGCTCACAACAGAGCTTTTTCGCAAATTCAATTTAAATTTACACATAATCTGCACTTATTATCGGCAAAAAAGCTCCATATGTCAATAAAATAACCATGTTTTTATAGATTTAGAATATTTTTCCGGCAATAATTTAATCAACAACCCTCCACACGAATAAAAAACCGGCCTAAATTAAGCTTTAACTGCCTAATCATCCAGCCGGTTTAAAACTAAAAAGACAAAATCTTTTCTACATTAAAAAGTTTAGTTAGTTTTTTTCTGTGTAAGTTTCATTATAACGTAAAAAACCGCTCCGACTACAAGACCGCCTAAACCGAATAAAATCTTGTCCCAGCTTGAATTATATAAAAGCCAAAGGCTTATTCCTACCGCCAAAAGAGAAACAACATAAACGCCGGGAATTCTAAAAGAGCCTTTCATACCGCGCTTTCTGAATACTAAAATTGCAAGACAGGTCGGTATATATTGGGCAAAACGGGAAACAACCGAAATTGCAGCAAGCTTTGAAAAACTGCCTGTTAAGCAAACCAAGGCTGTCAAGGCGGTTGTTAAAATAACCGAAATGTAGGGGACATCTTTTTTATTTCTTTTAGTTACAAACTTGGGTAAAAAACCGTCATCAGCAAGAGCTACGGCACTTCGAGGAGCTAAGAAAGAAGAAGCAACATTTATTCCGCCTATTGAAACCAAGGTTCCGGTTGTAACAACTGCTTTTGCAACGGGACCTAAAAACTTAGCGGCAGCATCTGCAACAGGGGCCTCGCTTGCTGTAAGTCCATCACCCAAAATACCTATGGCAACTACTTGAATAAGTATATAAAAAACGGAAACACCGCTGATTACCAAAACGACAGCAAGAGGAACATTTTTTTCAGGCTTATCCATATCTTCAGCGGCAACGGCAATAGATTCAAACCCCGTAAAGGCATAAAAGATTAAAAGAGCGGCAGCCCCAAAAGACGTTGTAGTTAAGGCACCTACCGACTGCATAGGTTGAAAATTATCG
The DNA window shown above is from Treponema denticola and carries:
- a CDS encoding M20 family peptidase; this translates as MNYFYLLFLLLVFPLVLLLRALAFKPKKPNKLIVENVDMDFDKAISRFAGMIKIPTVSHADVSLEDPSVFKKFQAYLNEAYPLVTKTCPRRILGPKGLLYHWKGKSSEKASVFMAHYDVVPVNREGWSRDPFGAEIIDNVLWGRGTLDTKCTLCGVMEAAEYLLSKGFVPEHDIYLSFSGDEEPHGPSCPAIVEELKKENINVEFVLDEGGAVVEGVFPGIKERFAVIGIGEKGQMDVELSMESKGGHASTPPKHTIVGKLAQAVCNIENNPLPMHVTPPVSAMFNVLGRHAGLGMKLVFANLKVFYPLFNMLTKKTGGELNAMLRTTTAVTKMSGSDAFNVIPPKASIGINIRYLAEDGRENIISHFKRVIKNEDVKIEVKYDEEPSRYSKIDCPEFELLSNAIRQTWEKTLVTPYLMMACSDSRHYSKISDKVYRFSAMHLTKEERGLIHGNDERIRLDEFKRTLAFFVRIMNKF
- a CDS encoding ferritin codes for the protein MNEKITKALNEQINKEMESAYLYLGMAVHFEAEALTGFAHWMQTQAKEEMEHALKIYKYLFEIGAKPVLGAIGAQSTEYGKPIDVIKKVLEHEKFVTASITSLYELALAEKDYKTQSFLTWFINEQVEEEANVTAILDKFKYIDSNTGLMILDKELGERA
- the deoC gene encoding deoxyribose-phosphate aldolase; translated protein: MELNKYIDHTLLKPTASEKDIIKICNEAKEYHFASVCVNPCNVSLVSNELKGSDVKVCSVISFPFGASSTEVKVEEAKKAIEAGAEEIDMVINVGKLLEGDLEYTQNEVSAITKVCHEKNVLLKVIVETCYLEEKNIADICAIIEKAGADFIKTSTGYGPRGASVEDIKLFKKYLKKDTKIKASGGVRTREDAETYIGLGCSRIGASSGIAIVTGK
- a CDS encoding tetratricopeptide repeat protein, with protein sequence MASNLNIIIEQANSAILSRDYAFAEKILLNQLKKQKNTPEEYYQLKILLGKLYIRSGDMKKGLEIYKELNSLNPNNLDILNNMGVIYRRLNMFNESIVILEKAKAIDSKNETTLYNLGNTYKQNGDYKHAIQCFTDVLDIKPDDALAYNHLGSVYFLCKDYPKALETYKIGLKVDPNHPFLNFNLAELYKEEKLYKEAINSYQTAMKTKPNWYEALTAIADCYVEMEELRKAIETYKIIIGSISQSEENFTKLAKLYEKVHEDKYAEDFYKKAVSVNGNFLPAVLGYADMLKAQKRYFDAYNILINNKEKNPDNKELLLSTAEVCLMLEDYAKAKEILNHLSKEIKGDKDVLKMQGKLYSVLGDTKKAELIFEHLLQLSPSEINMRAELADLYFHNDKYKEAANELIKYLNEKPQEISARLKLGKAYEQMKRYDLAKHEYNKIIKNDAKNTEALAAILELNKNEGNTVEAVRLANKIVDIQTDKIENDDIGSLSKSVQLYEDAVKSYGDDGILNKNLDKLKPPQEELDISPEPDLENLGAVNFEDDDEITLSESFEDMPDLEMPFDDLMELADDEVFDRGEDEESLDNLVYVDAPIDDSPDIGVEYDPLELTKPGPNRNRKNDIPEEEFQLQDTSAREEMPATGAPAPQSQPYQAPPNEPAPYQAQPQQQSSVPESDYSQDLSSAAKSEKPGTADIPFSAAKPDAVDSFGSEGEEIEMGTELETVPEFQNASSPLPERQEDKKTPQTSDRPSFDDEDFLDPAGTAPDSLIPSSFDDDLNTSDSVDEIVNKFSDKPYLSVLPHSLKESPQFEEELDIIESYEIVNLFVYLRDLMDNLPSIELKDFLISNERIQMEYVINKLSGEVGLKRRMILLNVRGALKKTIEPKTSTDKTLKDVLGYLRIIASQLPDKGFASACIGKINSLIEQIE